In Aspergillus flavus chromosome 3, complete sequence, one genomic interval encodes:
- the afvC gene encoding putative O-methyltransferase has product MEVSEERDLYLHSITAALERLNSAASECQSRLLSEHDGSIEDHSANQTAHDNLVQEAYKFLQIAQGPIDTVATCFERTAHVACARSLLEMGAFEGLPIGGESRSTKELAEDLSVDEALLARLMRNSALFEETGPNQYRHTPFSEAYLRPEIRAMFRFAMDEHMPAHLKMHEFLKSNSWTEPTSTSNNPYTYAHDTNGKSMWEYLSERPTRMASFNDGMTLQAMTELWMIDLFPWESLSDQQPTPTTVVAVDIGGGTGMGISRIRSYCCSLPGKFILQDQAHVIQSADPRGNGIEKMAYDFFEEQPIRGALTYLIRRCLHNWPQESIIQILKNVAAAMQPEKSRLLIEEIIVPDMNAGIEEGWMDMIMMNLGAKQRTLKEWEEVLALAGFEVRKIYQIPGNCHGLLEVWLK; this is encoded by the exons ATGGAAGTTTCTGAAGAGAGAGACCTGTATCTCCATTCTATTACAGCGGCCCTGGAGAGACTCAATTCTGCCGCGAGTGAATGCCAATCAAGACTTCTTAGTGAACACGACGGAAGTATAGAAGACCATAGCGCCAATCAGACGGCGCACGACAATCTCGTACAGGAGGCCTACAAGTTCCTCCAGATAGCGCAGGGCCCAATAGATACTGTTGCCACTTGCTTTGAGAGG ACGGCCCATGTAGCATGTGCCCGGTCATTGTTGGAGATGGGGGCATTTGAAGGACTCCCCATTGGGGGCGAGTCCCGGAGTACGAAGGAGCTTGCGGAAGACCTGAGCGTCGATGAAGCTCTGCTAG CCCGATTGATGAGGAACTCTGCTCTCTTTGAAGAGACCGGACCGAATCAATACAGACACACTCCGTTTTCAGAAGCCTACCTCAGACCTGAAATTCGGGCTATGTTTCGCTTTGC AATGGATGAGCATATGCCAGCTCATCTAAAGATGCATGAATTCTTGAAGAGCAATTCATGGACGGAGCCAACATCCACTAGCAATAATCCGTACACGTATGCTCATGATACGAATGGAAAGAGTATGTGGGAATACCTATCTGAGCGGCCAACAAGGATGGCATCTTTCAATGATGGTATGACATTGCAGGCAATGACCGAGTTGTGGATGATAGACCTCTTCCCCTGGGAAAGTCTATCGGACCAGCAACCTACTCCTACGACAGTGGTCGCAGTGGATATCGGTGGTGGTACTGGGATGGGAATCTCTCGCATTCGGTCTTACTGTTGTAGTCTTCCTGGCAAATTCATTCTTCAGGATCAGGCACATGTGATCCAAAGTGCAGATCCACGTGGCAATGGGATAGAGAAGATGGCATATGACTTCTTTGAGGAGCAACCCATTCGAG GAGCTCTTACATATCTTATCCGCCGCTGCCTGCACAATTGGCCTCAGGAGAGTATTATCCAGATCCTGAAGAACGTCGCCGCGGCAATGCAGCCAGAGAAGTCCCGGCTTCTCATTGAGGAAATCATTGTTCCTGATATGAACGCTGGGATTGAggaaggatggatggataTGATTATGATGAACCTTGGTGCTAAACAGAGAACCTTAAAGGAGTGGGAAGAAGTTCTTGCTTTAGCTGGGTTTGAAGTCAGGAAAATTTATCAGATTCCTGGAAACTGCCACGGTCTCCTTGAGGTGTGGCTGAAGTGA
- the afvD gene encoding UbiE/COQ5 family methyltransferase, which yields MQESLTSGSSASLNIHDKRFAALYELGGKITELFAKELISQSGLPWSSQEPLVVLDNACGTGAVSSVLHHTIGNDKKANWHLTCGDKSEDMLHYTRQKMLQEEWHNAEVKIVNAQDTRLPSAHFTHIFTAFAFNLFPDDKSAMKECVRILQPGGILAISTWKSTIWVCTLSAAITNLSGDLPAPSEKEIHGVYNVGWDEEASVRAKFEQAGFNDIKVRKVIKEYLVPVNQFVESCTILIPTIVNIFWTQDQRDQYESELPMAVHRYVEGKYGRDGMASMEAEAIIATGHKH from the exons ATGCAAGAAAGTCTGACTTCAGGTTCATCCGCCTCCCTTAATATTCATGACAAGCGCTTTGCCGCCCTGTACGAATTGGGCGGCAAGATTACGGAGCTCTTTGCCAAAGAGCTGATTTCACAATCAGGCTTGCCTTGGTCTAGTCAAGAGCCTTTGGTAGTCCTTGACAATGCCTGTGGAACGGGCGCCGTCTCAAGCGTCCTTCATCATACTATCGGCAACGACAAGAAAGCTAACTGGCATTTGACCTGTGGTGATAAGTCAGAGGATATGCTCCATTATACCAGACAGAAAATGCTCCAGGAAGAATGGCATAATGCTGAAGTGAAGATCGTAAATGCACAAGACACTCGTCTGCCGAGTGCACACTTTACTCATATATTCACGGCCTTTG CTTTTAATCTCTTCCCTGACGATAAGTCTGCTATGAAAG aatgCGTCAGAATACTTCAACCAGGTGGCATCTTAGCAATTTCTACGTGGAAGAGCA CCATCTGGGTCTGCACGCTTAGTGCGGCCATTACCAACTTATCCGGAGATCTTCCAGCGCCGtcagagaaagagattcaTGGGGTATACAATGTCGGCTGGGACGAGGAGGCTTCTGTCCGTGCTAAGTTCGAGCAAGCTGGGTTTAATGACATCAAAGTCAGAAAGGTGATAAAGGAATATTTAGTCCCGGTGAACCAGTTTGTTGAAAGCTGCACCATCCTTATCCCCACTATCGTCAACATTTTCTGGACGCAGGATCAGCGAGATCAGTATGAGTCTGAGTTACCAATGGCCGTTCATCGTTACGTTGAAGGGAAATATGGGAGGGATGGGATGGCGTCCATGGAGGCTGAAGCTATCATTGCCACAGGCCATAAGCATTGA
- the afvE gene encoding cytochrome P450 monooxygenase, with product MMMAIQSTLEMCHLAESGVYLILVTFGVGLLFGLIVLTSDYLDGWLRRRALGDIPFVDEGSNMSACLRWWSRKFDCEKEYAEAYKQYSKTGKPYATRLKNNDHGIVLPLNSTKEWRTLPHDQLSFLHALSEFADLYMHINMTDRTPLQAVHYCNNTKTLSRFNRLMVDATDRALPLIVGKDTESEWKRANAFHTILSLCSTVAMSVLLGPEFSMDTSLIQTIMMYNTAIMPSCAKRTSYPRILRPFVWRLSPLCRAMKSDLTKTKIKLTPEIKHRIDIARSKKGWLEEGPMSLLDGLIETAFEKGCLSRSSDRGDDDQQVALLAEEIIFYHFELSTPVAFFIIFAVYVIMNNKEYSTPLREEISEALKLSGGSFTLDTLNHAPKLASFVKETCRLYDISCLTSFRRVMKPIHLESINLSLKPGTIIMAPGRDVHLDPDYYDNPTTFNGYRFYDASRGTCTPHISTTSPTFLTFSHGISACPARVLATQITRTIFIMFLLKFDVELAHEEMPAYGFANGPAYLPNPSVMMRVRPCQKDVLGV from the exons ATGATGATGGCAATCCAATCGACTCTGGAGATGTGCCACCTGGCAGAGTCTGGCGTATATCTCATTCTGGTTACATTTGGAGTAGGCCTTCTATTTGGTCTAATTGTCTTGACGTCCGACTATCTGGATGGCTGGCTTAGGAGAAGGGCTCTAGGTGATATTCCTTTCGTAGATGAGGGAAGCAATATGAGCGCATGCTTGAGATGGTGGAGCCGGAAGTTTGACTGTGAGAAAGAGTATGCAGAGGCGTATAAGCAA TATAGCAAGACAGGAAAGCCATATGCAACGAGGCTCAAGAACAATGATCATGGCATCGTACTTCCCCTGAATTCAACCAAGGAATGGCGTACCTTACCGCATGATCAACTGAGCTTTCTGCATGCATTGTCAGAG TTCGCCGATCTGTACATGCATATAAATATGACGGATAGGACACCTTTGCAGGCAGTGCATTATTGCAACAACACCAAGACGCTAA GCCGGTTTAATCGTCTTATGGTTGATGCTACAGACAGAGCTTTACCATTAATCGTTGGTAAGGACACAGAATCTG AATGGAAGCGAGCGAATGCATTTCACACTATCCTTTCGTTATGCTCAACGGTTGCGATGTCTGTACTGCTTGGACCGGAGTTCTCCATGGACACATCTCTCATACAAACTATTATGATGTACAATACTGCGATAATGCCCAGCTGTGCCAAACGGACCAGCTATCCTCGCATCCTCCGGCCATTTGTATGGCGCCTTTCACCCCTCTGTCGCGCAATGAAGTCAGATCTAACGAAGACAAAGATAAAGCTGACCCCAGAGATAAAACACCGCATCGATATCGCACGGTCGAAAAAAGGGTGGCTGGAGGAAGGCCCAATGTCTCTCTTGGATGGCCTCATCGAGACAGCATTCGAAAAAGGCTGTTTGAGTCGCAGTAGCGATCGCGGGGATGATGATCAGCAGGTAGCTTTATTGGCCGAGGAGATCATATTCTATCACTTTGAACTATCCACGCCCGTTGCGTTCTTTATTATCTTCGCTGTGTACGTGATTATGAACAACAAGGAATACTCGACTCCTCTCCGGGAGGAAATCAGCGAGGCTTTAAAGCTGTCCGGGGGAAGCTTCACACTCGATACACTGAATCATGCCCCAAAGTTGGCAAGCTTTGTCAAGGAGACATGTCGTTTGTACGATATTTCATGTT TAACCAGTTTCCGCCGCGTGATGAAGCCAATTCACCTAGAATCGATCAATTTATCTCTAAAGCCAGGCACCATCATTATGGCACCTGGTAGAGATGTCCATCTTGACCCGGATTATTATGACAACCCGACCACATTCAACGGGTACCGCTTCTACGATGCGAGTCGCGGAACCTGCACTCCGCATATATCTACCACCTCCCCGACATTCCTCACATTCTCTCACGGAATAAGTGCCTGTCCGGCACGGGTTCTTGCGACTCAAATCACTCGAACTATCTTTATCATGTTTCTTCTTAAGTTTGATGTGGAACTCGCACATGAAGAGATGCCAGCGTATGGCTTCGCTAATGGGCCAGCATATCTCCCTAATCCCTCGGTCATGATGCGAGTAAGGCCCTGCCAGAAAGACGTCTTAGGAGTGTGA
- a CDS encoding phytase, translating into MVHLFSPQIVLSALLAFIRDAPSSSSSATSAGYSPHFDITNGWANLSPYKEADGFGVPKGVPRGCELSQVHILHRHAERYPESSWFDGEGMETFNKKLKSYSSEHNVSVGIGPLAFLNNWKYLLGRDILLATGTATEAVSGAEIWSKYGRMVYRAPPGMAVWDPELNVYPNGTRRAKPTFRTTNKQRVLESAKWWLTGFFGPGHVNTSYNLVVIPEGNGLNNTLAAEHSCPGDLKEGTHASERFIPRLVKDPLARLSKYFPDDFNLTISDVLAMMNLCPYEYATLGSSSFCDLFSEQEWLDFAYNLDLRLYGTSAFGSPTGRAQGIGYLLELSARLERKLIDSSDTSINTTYDNHSATFPVHQPLYMDMTHDKVIIGIITALGLQYFNYGPKGMPSNVSHAVPRKFQLNKVAPFGARLISEIWTCPEEASIEVLDNTLYANPDLSDTKNTTDFIRFVLNGAPLPIFDVVGCQHSKNGFCEVTHFLDAVPKLKEQAMYQQACYGDFKPGHQVGDGRPE; encoded by the exons ATGGTCCACTTATTCAGCCCCCAAATTGTACTCTCTGCCCTCCTGGCATTCATTCGCGATGCACCTTCATCAAGCTCGTCCGCCACGAGCGCTGGATACTCGCCCCATTTCGATATAACTAACGGCTGGGCGAATCTCAGTCCTTATAAGGAAGCAGATGGATTCGGTGTCCCGAAAGGTGTGCCACGTGGGTGCGAACTATCGCAAGTTCATATTTTGCATAGACATGCCGAGCGGTATCCCGAATCTTCCTGGTTCGATGGAGAGGGGATGGAAACATTTaacaagaagctgaagagctATAGTAGCGAACACAATGTCTCTGTTGGCATAGGACCTTTGGCCTTTTTGAACAATTGGAAGTACCTTCTTGGTCGTGATATTTTGCTTGCCACAGGTACTGCAACAGAGGCAGTCTCTGGGGCGGAGATATGGTCAAAGTATGGACGGATGGTATATCGAGCGCCGCCTGGAATGGCAGTCTGGGATCCGGAGTTGAATGTGTATCCAAATGGAACTCGCAGAGCGAAGCCAACTTTTAGAACGACGAATAAACAGAGAGTGTTGGAGAGTGCGAAGTGGTGGTTAA CTGGTTTCTTCGGGCCCGGCCATGTCAATACCTCTTACAATCTCGTGGTAATTCCCGAGGGCAACGGTTTGAACAACACACTCGCTGCCGAACATTCCTGCCCAGGTGACTTGAAAGAAGG AACACATGCTTCAGAGAGGTTCATCCCTAGACTGGTTAAAGATCCTCTCGCTAGACTATCGAAGTATTTTCCAGACGACTTTAATTTGACGATTTCGGATGTGCTGGCAATGATGAACCTTTGCCCTTATGAATATGCAACGCTGGGTAGCTCGTCATTTTGTGATCTCTTTAGCGAACAAGAATGGCTCGACTTTGCCTATAACCTCGATTTGCGTCTTTACGGCACCTCTGCGTTTGGCTCCCCTACGGGACGGGCCCAAGGTATCGGCTATCTCCTCGAGCTTTCCGCCAGGCTCGAGagaaaattaatagattcaAGCGATACCAGTATCAACACGACCTATGATAATCACTCCGCCACCTTTCCAGTACACCAACCCCTGTACATGGACATGACGCATGATAAAGTTATTATCGGTATCATTACTGCGCTGGGGCTCCAGTACTTCAATTATGGACCAAAGGGTATGCCTTCAAACGTATCCCACGCCGTCCCGCGGAAGTTTCAGTTAAACAAGGTGGCGCCTTTCGGAGCACGCCTAATCTCCGAAATCTGGACCTGTCCCGAAGAGGCGAGCATCGAGGTGTTAGATAACACTCTTTATGCGAATCCAGATCTGTCCGACACCAAAAACACGACCGACTTTATCCGGTTTGTGTTGAATGGTGCGCCACTCCCGATTTTTGACGTAGTCGGATGTCAGCATTCAAAGAATGGGTTTTGTGAGGTCACTCATTTTTTAGATGCTGTGCCTAAACTCAAAGAGCAAGCTATGTATCAACAGGCATGCTATGGTGACTTTAAGCCTGGTCATCAAGTTGGAGATGGGCGACCTGAATAG
- a CDS encoding acyl-CoA N-acyltransferase codes for MASMLTLHRVTTLEQLEPLYQIGVDAFRDDPCMNWFYPGGRDHPEDFAIGWKNILQMEFFDKGKFILAATIRDPDDDQTQPGRVVGFAVWERNGVCDAARSWQGISLSKRLKRFSLNFKIAYTFRLDTPRRSISWSKLTHFLHEIKLAKAGQPTESWYLSILAVSSKAQGQGVGKKLLQWGIDRSEEEDIPATLVATDAGLHLYESNGFERTGWLFFDDERQKQTVMRRDTRLS; via the exons ATGGCATCCATGCTCACGTTGCATCGAGTGACCACCCTCGAACAATTGGAACCGCTATATCAAATCGGAGTAGACGCATTCCGAGATGATCCATGCATGAACTGGTTCTATCCTGGCGGTCGCGACCATCCTGAAGATTTTGCTATAGGATGGAAGAATATTCTCCAGATGGAATTCTTCGACAAGGGGAAGTTTATCCTTGCAGCCACGATCCGGGATCCCGATGACGATCAGACACAGCCGGGCAGGGTAGTAGGATTTGCGGTATGGGAACGGAATGGAGTTTGCGATGCGGCCAGGAGCTGGCAAGGGATTAGCCTTTCCAAAA GGCTAAAACGATTCAGCCTCAATTTCAAGATCGCTTATACGTTTCGTCTGGACACACCAAGAAGATCCATATCCTGGTCGAAGTTGACCCATTTTCTCCATGAGATAAAATTAGCTAAGGCTGGTCAACCGACCGAGTCGTGGTACTTGAGTATTTTGGCCGTCAGCTCCAAGGCTCAGGGGCAAGGGGTTGGAAAGAAATTGCTTCAATGGGGAATTGACCGgtcggaggaagaggatattCCGGCTACTTTGGTAGCAACGGATGCAGGGCTTCACTTGTATGAAAGCAACGGGTTTGAACGCACGGGGTGGTTGTTTTTCGATGATGAACGGCAGAAACAGACCGTTATGAGGAGAGATACGAGATTATCTTGA
- a CDS encoding cytochrome protein: MTITLVAIATGIVAFILYYICWSLFSSPLARIPGPKSFALTKWRLAYEDYKGTRTRKIHALHERYGPVVRIGPNEVAFNSLPALRAIYGAGSGFERTNFYSMFAIYGRKNMFSFNTVKQHAERKKLFAHAYAKSAMLKGINASMIETKVRKYMELLEREGRSQDIFTTLHYFSLDNITEFLYGDFGKTACLDGIEEDRALLHDILATGSRTLSWFTVHHPKLTAWLYSRTGFLGCVARQFYPMQRPTPYTSIKLHATKAFQGFADASVAEKAKQSSLISKLWKHHRSMKDGGLDDLDIASECADQLDGGIDTTSDTLMFTIWSLSRPEHWGFQQKLIDEVRSISEHDLNPEGIPRVEAADKLPYVEAVIKETLRLFAPLPASEPRSSPEATTIDGYLIPARTVVSISPYTLHRNAEVFKNPLEFNPDRWLDPSQDLTEMNRFFWAFSSGGRMCIGMHLAMAEMTTFVAALYRKYTTEPRGGFGMISPGITSRFEVFYDEGCSDMREHQCQIEFKLQ; encoded by the exons ATGACTATCACACTCGTTGCAATCGCCACAGGCATTGTGGCATTTATCCTGTATTACATTTGCTGGTCTCTGTTCTCAAGCCCTCTGGCGCGAATTCCAGGGCCCAAGTCTTTTGCCTTAACCAAATGGAGACTTGCATACGAGGACTACAAGGGCACTCGCACTCGCAAGATACACGCGCTTCATGAGAGATATGGTCCAGTAGTACGCATCGGGCCAAATGAGGTGGCTTTCAACAGTCTGCCTGCGTTGCGCGCAATCTATGGCGCAGGGAGCGGTTTCGAAAGGACCAACTTCTATTCTATGTTTGCGATATACGGGCGGAAGAACATGTTCTCGTTCAATACGGTGAAGCAGCATGCCGAACGGAAGAAGCTCTTTGCGCACGCCTATGCCAAATCTGCAATGCTCAAAGGAATAAACGCGTCTATGATTGAAACGAAGGTCAGAAAGTATATGGAACTTCTGGAAAGAGAGGGTCGATCGCAGGACATTTTTACTACCTTGCATTACTTTTCCTTGGATAACATCACCGAATTTCTCTATGGTGATTTCGGCAAGACAGCATGTCTAGATGGTATTGAAGAAGACCGTGCTCTTCTCCATGATATTCTCGCCACCGGTAGTCGCACACTGTCATGGTTTACTGTCCATCATCCTAAGCTCACAGCGTGGCTATACTCGCGGACTGGGTTCCTGGGTTGCGTCGCTCGCCAGTTCTACCCAATGCAGAGGCCGACCCCATACACAAGCATAAAACTCCATGCAACCAAGGCATTCCAGGGGTTTGCTGATGCCTCAGTTGCTGAGAAGGCCAAGCAATCGTCACTTATTTCCAAACTATGGAAACACCATCGCAGTATGAAAGATGGCGGATTGGACGATCTCGATATTGCGTCCGAATGTGCAGATCAGCTCGATGGCGGCATTGATACCACAAGCGATACTTTGATGTTCACAATCTGGTCCCTTTCTCGCCCTGAACACTGGGGATTCCAACAGAAACTCATCGACGAAGTTCGGAGTATATCCGAGCACGATCTAAATCCAGAAGGGATCCCCCGAGTAGAAGCAGCTGACAAACTGCCCTATGTCGAGGCAGTTATCAAAGAAACGCTCAGGCTCTTCGCACCTCTGCCAGCATCTGAACCAAGATCCTCGCCTGAAGCAACAACAATAGACGGTTATCTGATCCCCGCCCGTACCGTGGTTTCAATTTCACCATATACTTTGCACCGAAACGCAGAGGTGTTCAAGAACCCGCTGGAATTCAATCCGGACCGCTGGCTCGACCCCTCTCAGGACCTCACGGAAATGAACAGATTCTTTTGGGCCTTCTCCAGTGGAGGCAGGATGTGCATTGGGATGCA TCTTGCCATGGCGGAAATGACCACATTTGTGGCCGCACTCTATCGCAAATATACAACTGAACCCAGAGGAGGCTTTGGCATGATCTCTCCTGGCATCACTAGCCGTTTTGAAGTCTTCTATGATGAGGGCTGCAGTGACATGCGA GAACACCAGTGCCAAATCGAATTTAAGCTTCAATGA
- a CDS encoding dioxygenase family protein produces the protein MSQHLAQLLVAPRSYYDSLATDHNVTYTGFNKDTNEQLLFSRYDEICVLDKQATHGPYYVSGEHIRQNISEMQLGIPLYLELQLVDVNTCQPVQNAFVDIWHCNSTGIYSGIARDPKLDLPPNGNADDRDNVNTTFFRGIQKTDDFGVVRFETKFPGHYALRATHIHVIVHENPHVLPNGTLELGTGSIAHVGQVFFGQTLIELADTFYPYTQNTNAIVLNQEDGIFYDEASSMDPVANYVHVGDSLEDGLVAWMAFGINTTSDYTDTVQEASFYGAEGGETNENYNITKLGPLETVPSGVPTPSAFTTTIGL, from the exons atgagCCAGCATTTAGCCC AACTTCTCGTCGCACCTCGAAGTTACTATGACTCGCTAGCCACAGACCACAATGTCACGTACACCGGATTCAACAAGGACACTAACGAGCAACTCTTGTTCTCGCGTTACGACGAGATTTGCGTCCTGGATAAGCAGGCTACTCACGGTCCTTACT ACGTATCTGGTGAGCACATTCGGCAGAACATCTCCGAGATGCAGCTAGGAATTCCCCTATATTTGGAACTCCAGCTCGTCGATGTTAACACATGCCAGCCAGTTCAGAATGCTTTTGTCGACATCTGGCACTGCAATAGTACCGGTATCTACTCAGGAATTGCCAGGGACCCAAAGCTAGATCTTCCCCCAAATGGAAACGCCGACGACAGAGACAACGTCAATACAACGTTCTTCCGGGGGATCCAAAAGACCGATGACTTTGGCGTCGTCAGATTTGAGACTAAATTCCCGGGTCATTACGCCCTCCGTGCAACCCATATTCATGTTATCGTTCACGAGAATCCACACGTGCTACCAAATGGTACCCTGGAGCTTGGAACTGGGAGTATCGCACATGTTGGCCAGGTGTTCTTTGGCCAAACTCTGATTGAACTCGCTGACACGTTCTATCCATATACGCAAAACACCAACGCCATTGTTTTGAATCAGGAAGATGGTATCTTTTACGATGAGGCATCTAGCATGGATCCGGTGGCCAACTACGTCCATGTGGGAGACTCCCTGGAGGATGGACTAGTGGCATGGATGGCATTCGGAATCAACACAACCAGCGACTATACAGATACTGTCCAAGAAGCCAGTTTCTACGGAGCTGAAGGTGGGGAGACCAACGAGAACTACAATATCACCAAGCTGGGACCACTAGAAACGGTTCCTAGCGGTGTCCCCACCCCGTCAGCCTTCACAACAACTATCGGTCTCTAG
- a CDS encoding putative hexose carrier protein (MFS sugar transporter), producing the protein MFQGQGLRLAQVLLIVAPAFITYGYNQAGVGPLATLQTWVHTFPEIDTINTHGAIKERNATRKGAVIASLQLGALLGALSCTYLGDRLGRRKTIFLAAAIVVIGELLETSAYNTAQFTVGRVILGIGVGQLSATVPVFQAECSSAKNRGQHVVVDGICMVLGFVLCNWIDFGLSKTTGQTQFRVPLALSFLFPLIILVSVFFLPESPRWLVLVGRTGDAVRSLAAYRGLPVEDETIQAEIASIEAALELTEQSSCFKLREVFSGKNEDRLFYRFTLCMVIQFFQQMCGGNLISTYISTIFEQNLKLGSDLSRILAASALTWKCLCNFIPFFAIDRLGRRKVFMFSGTGMCLCMVVLTITTSFDTSNKAASVLSVVFIWLFNLFYPIGFSGANFVYCTEVAPIQLRVAMASISTANKWLWNFIVVMITPVALDTIGYQYYIVYAAISACIPVSVYFFYPETMGRNLESLNQVFRDAPSVWHVVSMAKDLPKGDVSHLDVEGVEKKLDIEQKEHA; encoded by the exons ATGTTTCAAGGGCAAGGGTTGCGTCTGGCACAGGTGCTTCTCATCGTCGCACCAGCATTCATCACCTACGGTTATAATCAAGCGGGAGTCGGGCCGCTCGCCACCCTGCAAACATG GGTCCACACGTTCCCTGAAATTGACACAATCAACACCCATGGTGCCATCAAGGAACGAAACGCAACAAGGAAAGGGGCAGTCATCGCCTCTCTCCAACTTGGGGCGCTCCTGGGAGCACTCTCGTGTACATATCTCGGAGACCGTCTTGGTCGGCGCAAGACTATTTTCCTCGCTGCTGCTATCGTTGTGATAGGCGAGCTGTTAGAAACCTCGGCCTACAACACCGCCCAGTTCACCGTGGGGCGGGTTATACTGGGCATTGGCGTTGGACAGCTTAGCGCCACTGTCCCAGTCTTCCAGGCAGAATGTAGCTCAGCGAAGAACCGTGGCCAGCATGTGGTTGTTGATGGTATCTGCATGGTCCTGGGCTTTGTTCTGTGCAACTGGATCGATTTCGGACTCAGCAAGACAACTGGACAAACGCAGTTCCGCGTCCCCCTggctctttcctttctcttccctttgaTCATACTCGTATCTGTGTTCTTTCTCCCGGAGTCCCCGCGGTGGCTAGTTCTAGTGGGCCGCACAGGCGACGCTGTCCGCAGTTTAGCAGCCTACAGAGGACTCCCGGTAGAAGATGAAACCATCCAAGCAGAGATTGCAAGTATCGAGGCCGCGTTAGAACTAACGGAGCAATCCAGTTGTTTCAAGCTGCGCGAGGTATTCTCCGGCAAAAACGAAGACCGTCTCTTCTACCGGTTCACTCTATGCATGGTCAttcaattcttccagcaAATGTGTGGCGGCAATCTAATCTCAACCTACATCTCTACAATCTTCGAACAAAACCTCAAACTCGGGAGTGACCTGTCTCGAATCCTAGCTGCAAGCGCATTAACCTGGAAATGTCTCTGCAACTTCATCCCCTTTTTTGCAATCGACCGGCTCGGTCGTCGGAAGGTTTTTATGTTCAGCGGCACAGGAATGTGCCTCTGCATGGTTGTATTAACAATCACAACCAGCTTCGACACCAGCAACAAAGCCGCGTCGGTCCTTTCCGTGGTTTTCATCTGGCTGTTCAACCTATTCTATCCAATTGGGTTTTCGGGCGCAAACTTCGTCTATTGCACAGAGGTCGCCCCTATCCAACTACGGGTCGCTATGGCTTCCATATCAACAGCAAACAAGTGGCTATGGAATTTCATTGTGGTGATGATCACCCCCGTTGCGCTTGATACCATCGGATATCAGTATTATATCGTGTATGCGGCTATCTCGGCGTGCATCCCCGTCTCAGTGTACTTCTTCTATCCTGAAACGATGGGCCGCAATCTCGAGTCCTTGAATCAGGTGTTTCGTGATGCCCCGTCCGTGTGGCATGTTGTATCTATGGCGAAGGATCTTCCGAAGGGGGATGTATCTCATTTGGATGTAGAGGGAGttgagaagaagctggataTCGAGCAAAAGGAGCATGCATGA